One segment of Nostoc flagelliforme CCNUN1 DNA contains the following:
- a CDS encoding WecB/TagA/CpsF family glycosyltransferase yields MDTKTFPEIKLFDTRFHKVKVQELIDYLVESVKSPKKTIVENVNIRAMNFAYEKSWYRDFLNNADLVFCDGFGVLLAAKLSGYSLESTHRMTAPDYIEDLALKCEKENISLFLLAGKPGVVDEAITKLVSIAPNLRIQGHHGYFNKSGKENDLIIEKINNFRPDILYVGFGMPLQERWILDNFNKIETRVFLPLGACLDFYTNSTARGPEWLTNNGFEWLTRLIIEPTRLWDRYIIGNPLFFYRLFKQKIAQKLIVNR; encoded by the coding sequence ATGGATACTAAAACTTTCCCTGAAATAAAGTTGTTTGATACAAGATTCCATAAAGTTAAAGTACAAGAATTAATCGATTATTTAGTAGAATCGGTAAAAAGTCCTAAAAAGACAATTGTAGAAAATGTGAATATTAGGGCTATGAATTTTGCTTATGAAAAGTCTTGGTATCGAGATTTTTTAAATAATGCAGATTTAGTATTTTGCGACGGATTTGGTGTATTGTTAGCAGCTAAATTAAGCGGCTATTCGCTGGAATCTACACATCGTATGACAGCACCAGATTATATAGAAGATTTAGCATTAAAATGTGAAAAAGAAAATATTTCTTTATTTTTATTAGCTGGAAAACCCGGTGTAGTGGATGAAGCAATTACAAAGTTAGTATCAATTGCACCTAATCTTCGGATACAGGGGCATCATGGTTACTTTAATAAATCAGGAAAAGAGAATGATTTAATAATAGAAAAAATTAATAATTTTCGACCAGATATTTTATATGTTGGTTTTGGTATGCCATTACAGGAACGGTGGATTTTAGATAACTTCAATAAAATTGAAACTCGTGTATTTTTACCTTTAGGCGCTTGTCTAGATTTTTATACTAACTCTACAGCCCGTGGTCCCGAGTGGCTGACGAATAATGGCTTCGAGTGGTTAACACGCTTAATTATTGAACCAACTCGTCTATGGGATCGTTATATTATAGGTAATCCATTGTTTTTTTATCGTCTATTTAAGCAAAAAATCGCTCAAAAATTGATAGTAAATCGCTAA
- a CDS encoding DNA-methyltransferase — translation MKTNRENLPLDQILLEDSLQLLSNLPDECVDLVVSSPPYNLGKEYESRQALEIYLAEQTAVLLECSRILKNTGSLFWQVGAFSDRGMLIPLDIRFFPILESCRLIPRNRIIWARQHGLHAQKKFSCRHETILWFTKSDNYKFNLDPIRVPQKYQNKKHYRGNRKGELSCNPEGKNPGDIWLFRNVKHNHEEQTIHPCQFPEDLIARIILATTNKNDIVLDPFMGSGTAAVVARDHERHFIGSEIEPKYHQVALHRLSGNPDKNGCFPNLKTLRDYVEKTGQSIDKFKFDVQVGNKASERSKAKIYPEEYHLQEMEDRLIYEESAFAANLRGEEIPVDPKLNGNGKKASLQNKIVKEVEKIEQIEQIELRLWS, via the coding sequence ATGAAGACTAATAGAGAGAATCTACCCTTAGATCAGATTCTCTTAGAGGATAGCTTACAACTGCTTAGTAATCTGCCAGATGAATGTGTTGACTTAGTTGTATCCTCTCCACCTTATAATTTAGGCAAAGAATACGAATCAAGGCAGGCTCTTGAGATTTATTTGGCAGAACAAACAGCCGTTCTACTTGAATGTAGCCGGATTCTCAAAAATACAGGTTCGCTATTTTGGCAAGTTGGTGCTTTTTCTGATCGAGGAATGCTGATTCCTTTGGATATTCGCTTTTTTCCGATTTTAGAGTCATGCAGATTAATTCCTCGCAACCGAATTATATGGGCTAGGCAACATGGTCTTCATGCCCAGAAAAAGTTTTCTTGTAGACATGAAACTATTCTTTGGTTTACTAAATCTGATAATTATAAATTTAATCTAGATCCTATTAGAGTTCCGCAAAAGTATCAAAACAAGAAACATTATCGAGGAAATAGGAAGGGGGAGCTTTCATGCAATCCAGAAGGTAAAAATCCGGGTGATATTTGGCTATTTCGGAATGTTAAACACAACCATGAAGAACAAACTATACATCCTTGCCAATTTCCAGAAGACTTGATAGCTAGAATTATATTAGCTACGACTAACAAAAATGATATTGTTTTAGATCCATTTATGGGTTCTGGTACTGCGGCAGTGGTTGCAAGAGATCATGAGCGCCATTTTATCGGATCAGAAATTGAACCAAAATATCATCAAGTTGCGTTGCATCGTCTTAGCGGCAATCCAGATAAAAATGGTTGTTTTCCAAATTTAAAAACCTTGCGCGATTATGTTGAAAAAACTGGTCAATCTATTGATAAATTTAAGTTTGATGTGCAAGTAGGAAATAAAGCCTCAGAACGCAGCAAAGCAAAAATTTATCCAGAAGAGTATCACTTACAAGAAATGGAAGATAGACTAATCTATGAAGAATCTGCTTTTGCAGCTAATCTAAGAGGTGAAGAGATTCCAGTAGATCCGAAGCTTAATGGTAATGGGAAAAAGGCCTCTTTGCAAAATAAAATAGTAAAAGAAGTAGAAAAAATAGAACAAATAGAACAAATTGAATTGAGATTATGGAGTTAA
- a CDS encoding AMP-binding protein, translating to MNLFELLAGEDNHLALVTPEERSLTYKQLRENIVGLVSQLNSFGLKRGDRIAIAMTNGSPMAITFLATALCGTAAPLNPKYKQEEFAFYYEDIQAKALITLSDTPKPAIAAVTSNMMLINAKVNTDGTLKFELAKTGSEPAESSNPAAPNVDDLAMILHTSGTTSRPKRVPIRHRNLIASAGNIIGAYSLTADDTTLCLMPLFHIHGLVGCLLATLGSGGTLICPNGFNALEFWKLVDTYKPTWYSAAPTMHQTILARASRNTEIVKANRFRFIRSSSAPLPPIIIEQLEATLNAPVVESYSMTEASHLMTTNPYRQKCGNRVL from the coding sequence ATGAACTTATTTGAGCTTTTAGCGGGGGAAGACAATCATCTAGCCCTAGTTACGCCTGAGGAGCGATCGCTAACCTATAAGCAATTGCGCGAGAATATTGTTGGACTGGTATCGCAACTCAACAGCTTTGGATTGAAACGAGGCGATCGCATTGCCATTGCCATGACTAACGGTTCACCAATGGCTATTACCTTTTTGGCTACCGCCCTGTGTGGCACTGCTGCACCCTTAAATCCCAAATACAAACAAGAAGAATTTGCCTTCTATTACGAAGATATCCAAGCAAAAGCACTGATTACGTTGTCTGACACGCCAAAACCAGCCATTGCCGCCGTCACATCCAATATGATGCTGATTAATGCCAAGGTAAACACTGATGGCACATTGAAGTTTGAATTAGCCAAAACAGGCTCAGAACCAGCAGAATCCTCGAATCCCGCAGCCCCCAACGTTGATGATCTGGCGATGATTCTCCACACTAGCGGCACCACCAGCCGTCCGAAACGTGTGCCGATTCGTCATCGCAACTTAATCGCCTCAGCTGGCAACATCATTGGTGCTTACTCCCTCACAGCAGATGATACTACACTTTGCTTAATGCCCCTGTTCCACATTCACGGATTGGTGGGCTGTTTACTAGCAACTCTAGGATCGGGCGGCACATTAATTTGTCCTAATGGTTTTAATGCCCTGGAGTTTTGGAAACTGGTAGATACCTACAAACCTACTTGGTACTCCGCAGCGCCAACCATGCATCAAACAATTTTGGCACGCGCTAGCCGCAACACAGAAATTGTCAAAGCTAATCGCTTTCGTTTCATTCGCTCTAGTAGCGCTCCCTTGCCTCCGATTATCATTGAACAACTAGAGGCAACTCTGAATGCTCCGGTAGTGGAATCTTACAGCATGACTGAAGCATCTCACTTAATGACTACTAACCCCTACCGCCAAAAGTGCGGAAACCGGGTACTGTAG
- a CDS encoding glycosyltransferase family 4 protein, with protein sequence MSPIKITMLGESLERQGGIVSVQKLILEEATEATSDIKFTHITTLSNGSAPQKVLVFVQAIGELFWNLLNNKADLIHVHVSERGSAFRHSITSLVCWLFKKPLIIHAHSADFHLFYSELPQLLQKWLSWSFRKCTRFIVLSDSWKKFYIENLGLKPEQVIVLPNAVRIPAQIPQHVDSNQVFFLFLGRIGQRKGAFDLINAFASIPAQEQSKAKLTMAGDGDVEKARSLIQTLNLVDYITILDWVDKEKRNDLLAKADVFVLPSYNEGLPMALLEAMSWGLAVITTKVGGIPEVVTQNQNGLLLNPGDIQQLSEAMQSLIADKNLRISLGNNARISVKHLDINNYLASLKYIYASVVG encoded by the coding sequence ATGAGTCCTATAAAGATTACTATGCTAGGCGAAAGCTTGGAGCGGCAAGGTGGAATAGTTTCCGTGCAAAAGCTCATCCTTGAAGAAGCAACTGAAGCTACTTCTGATATTAAATTTACACATATAACTACTTTATCCAATGGCTCTGCTCCGCAGAAAGTATTAGTGTTTGTGCAGGCAATAGGGGAGTTATTTTGGAACTTATTAAATAATAAAGCCGACCTAATTCACGTTCATGTTTCAGAGAGAGGTAGCGCTTTTCGTCACTCAATCACTAGTCTTGTTTGTTGGCTATTTAAAAAACCGCTAATTATTCATGCTCATAGTGCTGACTTTCATTTATTTTACTCTGAGCTTCCTCAATTGCTTCAGAAATGGCTCAGTTGGTCTTTTAGGAAATGTACCCGTTTTATTGTTTTATCAGATAGCTGGAAAAAATTTTATATCGAAAATCTTGGTTTGAAGCCAGAGCAAGTTATTGTTCTTCCTAACGCGGTAAGAATTCCCGCCCAAATTCCACAGCATGTAGATTCCAATCAGGTATTTTTCTTATTTCTAGGGCGCATTGGTCAGCGTAAAGGTGCATTTGATTTAATTAACGCATTCGCTTCTATACCTGCCCAAGAGCAAAGTAAAGCAAAGTTGACTATGGCAGGGGATGGGGATGTAGAAAAAGCTCGTAGTTTGATTCAAACTCTAAATCTTGTTGACTACATTACTATCCTTGACTGGGTAGACAAAGAAAAACGCAACGATCTTTTAGCTAAAGCTGATGTATTTGTTTTACCTTCTTACAACGAAGGTTTGCCGATGGCACTACTAGAAGCAATGAGTTGGGGTTTAGCTGTCATAACTACTAAAGTAGGAGGAATACCCGAAGTAGTTACTCAAAACCAGAATGGTTTATTACTTAATCCGGGTGATATTCAACAGTTGTCAGAGGCAATGCAATCTTTAATTGCAGATAAAAATTTGAGAATATCTCTAGGAAATAATGCACGGATAAGTGTTAAACACTTGGATATAAACAATTATCTTGCATCCTTAAAATACATTTATGCATCAGTTGTAGGTTGA
- a CDS encoding DUF1636 family protein, whose protein sequence is MTTTVNISPTSPLGVADHTLFVCKTCASVWQDGKRLGESGGEKLLSQLQQLAQDWDLRDEFPIKEVECMSACNRSCVVAFAAKGKLTYLFGDLAVDGSASAVLECASQYYAKANGLLPWSERPEALKKGILAKIPPLS, encoded by the coding sequence ATGACTACTACTGTAAATATTTCCCCGACTAGTCCCTTGGGTGTTGCTGACCATACTTTATTTGTTTGCAAAACTTGTGCTAGCGTTTGGCAAGATGGAAAACGCTTAGGTGAAAGTGGCGGTGAAAAACTTCTATCTCAACTTCAGCAGCTTGCACAAGATTGGGACTTACGAGATGAATTCCCAATTAAGGAAGTTGAATGCATGAGTGCTTGTAATCGTTCCTGTGTAGTTGCCTTTGCTGCTAAAGGCAAATTAACATATTTATTTGGTGATTTAGCTGTTGATGGTAGTGCATCTGCGGTACTAGAATGTGCTAGTCAATACTATGCCAAAGCAAATGGTTTACTGCCTTGGTCAGAGCGTCCAGAAGCCCTGAAAAAGGGCATTTTGGCAAAAATTCCACCTTTATCTTAA
- a CDS encoding BMP family ABC transporter substrate-binding protein: MDRRNFLKYVTLAGSSFALNSCVQGKNSKSQGEVSPSASPVAVNEPLKVGFVYAGHVGDFGWTYAHDLGRRDMEAYLQDKVKTTFVENVNEGSDAQRVIRQLALDGNKLIFATSFEYMNPTIKVAKEFSDVVFEHCRGYKRTANVGTYLGRFEEPRYLTGMIAGKMTKSNVLGFIGAYPIPEVIRGISAFTQGVRLTNPQAKVKVVWVQSWYDAAKEREAAQALVNLGADVLTQHTGSGAVVQLAQEKGIYAFGYNTDMSKFGQKAHLTSAINKWGKFYTDKALAVMNNTWKSQEVWDGIGLGMVDISPMNQVIPGDVQQLVNAKRDQFIQGTAHPFDGPVKDQKGVVRVPKGKVLDDQKQLVMDWYVEGIEGSIPKGKA; the protein is encoded by the coding sequence ATGGATCGTCGGAATTTTCTAAAGTATGTCACTTTAGCAGGATCTAGCTTTGCCTTAAATAGTTGCGTTCAAGGCAAAAATTCCAAATCGCAGGGTGAGGTATCTCCCTCTGCCTCGCCTGTGGCGGTAAACGAACCTCTAAAGGTGGGATTTGTTTATGCCGGTCATGTAGGTGATTTTGGCTGGACTTATGCCCATGATTTAGGTCGCAGAGACATGGAAGCCTATCTTCAAGATAAGGTAAAAACTACGTTTGTGGAAAATGTCAACGAAGGTTCTGACGCGCAAAGGGTGATTCGCCAACTCGCATTAGATGGTAACAAGTTGATTTTTGCAACTTCCTTCGAGTACATGAATCCAACAATTAAAGTTGCCAAGGAATTTAGTGATGTTGTCTTTGAACACTGTAGAGGATACAAACGTACTGCCAATGTCGGCACTTATCTGGGACGCTTTGAAGAACCGCGTTACTTAACCGGCATGATTGCTGGCAAGATGACAAAATCAAATGTACTTGGTTTTATTGGCGCATACCCAATTCCAGAAGTAATTCGGGGAATCAGTGCATTCACTCAAGGAGTAAGGCTAACAAATCCCCAAGCAAAAGTTAAGGTAGTTTGGGTACAAAGTTGGTACGATGCAGCTAAAGAAAGAGAAGCGGCTCAAGCTTTGGTCAATTTAGGTGCGGATGTACTGACGCAGCATACCGGCTCTGGTGCCGTTGTCCAATTAGCACAAGAGAAAGGCATTTATGCTTTTGGCTACAACACTGATATGAGTAAGTTTGGTCAAAAAGCCCACCTGACATCAGCTATTAACAAATGGGGCAAATTCTATACAGATAAAGCCTTGGCTGTAATGAATAATACTTGGAAATCTCAAGAGGTTTGGGATGGAATTGGTCTAGGAATGGTGGATATTTCCCCAATGAATCAGGTAATTCCAGGGGATGTGCAACAATTGGTAAATGCGAAGCGCGATCAGTTTATTCAGGGTACTGCACATCCTTTTGATGGCCCGGTGAAAGATCAAAAAGGGGTGGTGCGAGTGCCAAAAGGTAAGGTTTTGGATGATCAGAAACAACTGGTGATGGATTGGTATGTTGAGGGAATTGAAGGGTCAATTCCTAAGGGCAAAGCCTAG
- a CDS encoding cobalt-precorrin-6A reductase, whose translation MRVLILGGTGDAAELAAKVATIQGLEAITSLAGRTREPSVPLGDLRVGGFGGVAGLASYLQVMQIDLLIDATHPFATQISFNAADAATEVGVPRLMLIRPPWEKASGDRWIEVDSVEAAAASLANQAQRVFLTVGRQELAAFAHLEKIWFLMRMIDPPTNDALVPPGVILCDRGPFTLNNERQILIHNKIDTIVSKNSGGDATKAKIIAARELGVKVVMVNRPAIPPGKQVTDVDGALAWLFDKLRD comes from the coding sequence ATGCGCGTTTTGATTCTGGGTGGTACAGGAGATGCCGCAGAACTAGCTGCCAAAGTGGCGACTATCCAAGGGTTAGAAGCAATCACATCTTTAGCTGGCCGCACTCGTGAACCATCAGTACCGTTAGGCGATTTACGGGTTGGAGGCTTTGGTGGTGTGGCTGGATTGGCAAGCTATTTGCAAGTCATGCAAATCGACTTATTAATTGATGCAACTCATCCTTTTGCTACTCAGATTTCTTTCAATGCGGCGGATGCTGCAACTGAAGTCGGAGTACCCCGTCTGATGTTAATACGTCCGCCTTGGGAAAAAGCAAGTGGCGATCGCTGGATTGAAGTTGACAGTGTCGAAGCCGCCGCCGCATCTCTAGCAAACCAGGCACAGCGAGTATTTTTAACAGTTGGCAGGCAAGAACTCGCCGCCTTTGCTCACCTAGAGAAAATTTGGTTTCTGATGCGGATGATTGACCCTCCTACTAATGATGCTTTAGTGCCACCGGGAGTGATATTGTGCGATCGCGGGCCCTTTACCCTCAATAATGAAAGGCAAATCCTGATTCATAACAAGATTGATACCATAGTCAGTAAAAATAGCGGTGGCGATGCAACAAAGGCCAAAATTATTGCAGCGCGAGAACTCGGCGTGAAGGTTGTTATGGTAAATCGTCCAGCCATACCGCCAGGGAAGCAGGTTACTGATGTTGATGGTGCTTTGGCATGGCTGTTTGACAAGTTGCGGGACTAG
- a CDS encoding AMP-binding enzyme: MRKPGTVGYGFGVEVGIMDSEGNLLSQGSLGEVVVKAPNVIDGYENNPEANATAFVNGWFRTGDQGTLDVDGYLRLTGRIKELINRGGEKISPLEVDDVLLRHPAVAEALAFAVPHKSLGEDIHAAVVLKEEVSEKELLAYCSTMLADFKVPKQIHILDQLPRGATGKLQRLAMAKLLNIG; this comes from the coding sequence GTGCGGAAACCGGGTACTGTAGGTTATGGCTTCGGTGTGGAAGTCGGCATTATGGACTCCGAAGGGAACCTATTATCTCAGGGAAGCTTGGGCGAGGTGGTGGTAAAAGCACCCAATGTTATAGATGGCTACGAAAACAACCCAGAAGCTAACGCCACAGCTTTTGTAAACGGTTGGTTCCGCACAGGAGATCAGGGTACATTGGACGTAGACGGTTACCTCCGCTTGACTGGACGCATTAAAGAATTGATTAACCGGGGTGGGGAAAAAATTTCTCCTTTAGAAGTGGATGATGTTTTACTGCGCCATCCCGCCGTCGCCGAAGCCTTAGCCTTTGCCGTCCCCCACAAATCTTTAGGAGAAGATATCCATGCTGCTGTTGTTCTGAAAGAAGAAGTGAGCGAAAAAGAACTTTTAGCTTACTGTTCAACCATGCTGGCAGACTTCAAAGTTCCCAAGCAAATTCACATTTTGGATCAACTACCTCGTGGTGCTACCGGGAAACTGCAACGGTTGGCTATGGCGAAATTGCTTAACATAGGCTGA